CCAGTCAGCGCTTTTACGCCGCGCGCTGTTTCCGTATGTCGTCTTCCTGCAAACGGTGCCCATTGTGGCCATCGCGCCGCTGTTGGTGATATGGAGCGGCTATACGTTTCGCAGTGCGGTCATTGCGACCGTGATTATTTGTTTGTTCCCGATCGTCAATAATTGCACCACGGGGTTGTTGGCGGTGCGAACCGATCACGACGAACTGTTTTCTTTGTACGGTGCCGGGCGGTTGCGACGGATGTTACGCTTGCAAATTCCTGGCGCCGTTCCGCAAATCATTTTAGGTCTGCGAATCAGCAGCGGCTTGGCGGTCATCGGTGCGATCATTGCCGAATTTTTTGTCAGTAATGGTTCGGTCTACGAGGGATTGGGGGCGCTGATGACTGGTTGGCAGGGAAGATCGCGCACCGACGCTTTGATCGCCGCGTTGTTCGCCTCGGCACTGCTGGGATTGGTTTTGTTTGGTGCCGTTCAGCTTCTGGCTGCGACGGTGCTGCGCCGCTGGGCATACACGGGAATCTATAAGTCGTCATGAACAGCCAATGTTTTCGATTTAACCAAACAACCGGCAACCGTCCGCGGCATTTACGAACGTTCATCCACCGGGTGACGGGGCTGATCATCGCGTCCGGTCTGCTGTTCGCGTTGGGGTGTCGACAATCGGATCAACCGCCGACCGTGACCGCCGCCGATCAAGCCCGGGCGGATCAGTTGGCGGTTCAAGTCCAGTTGAATTGGTACCCCGAAACCGAGCACGGTGGGGTTTATCAGGCTCAGGCCGACGGGACCTATGCGGCGGCCGGTTTGAATGTCGAAATCCGTCCCGGAGGCCGAGCAACGCCGGTGGCTCCGGAGCTGGACTTGGCACGTTGTCACTTTGCGATCACGGGTGCCGACGATGTGATTCAGTTTCGTCGTCAGGGATCCAAAGTGGTGGCCGTCTTGGCTGCGGTCCAAAATCATCCGCGTTGCATCATGGTCCAAGCGGCCTGCCCGGTTCGGTCCTTTGATGACTTTGCCACCAGCGGGATGACGCTGCAATGCCAGCCTGGAAGAGCATTCTTGGATTTTCTGGAACAGCGTGGATATTTGAAACAAGTCAAACAGGTGCCCTACCACGGCAGTGTTGCATCCTTGGTCACCGATCCGACGATTGCGATCCAAGCCTACAGTTTTGCTGAACCGCTGTTGGCCAAACAGCAAGGCGTTCAGACGCGTCAGTTAATGGTCAGCGATCTGGGGTGGAATCCCTACTCCAGTGTTCTGGTCACCACCGAAACGCTGATCGAGGAACAACCCGAATTAGTTCGTAAATTTGTCCAGGCGACGCGACAGGGCTGGCAGCATTACTTTGACAATCCTGCACTTGGCAACGCGGCCGTATTGGACGCCAATCAACACGGCATGACTGCCGAAGCCTTACAGTTCGGCGTCGAACAGATGAAGCCACTTGCGGTCCCGCAAGACATGACGTCCCAAGACATCGGCATGATGACGCTTGATCGGTGGCAGACGTTGGTCGAACAAATGGACAGCCTGGATCCGCAACGGGCCGGGAAGGTGCGACCCGGTGATTGCTTCACAACGGCATTTTTGCGCGACGAGAGTTGACCGTCGGCATGTCGATCCACGGGCAAGCCAATCAATCGGCAACGCGGGACGGTGCGTTCAGATTGGGTGGCTGGCTGACAAGGCTACGCTGAACTTCGATGACGCGATGAGCTTGAGGTTTGCTCATGGTCAGGTAACGATCGGGGCCATCCGCGGACGGACGAAACGTGGTGAAGCCGTCGTCTTGGACTTCGACCACCCCGCGATCGGACAAGCCAAAATAGCCGTCCCCGGGCCGAACGGCGTAAAGCACGCTGGTCAGGTCCCAAGTCGGGCGATCGTGGTCGGGGCCGTTGTATCGTAAGTAGGCTTGGCGGACGGGATGATCGGAATCGTAGCGGAAGTCATTCTTGATCGAACGTCGCGGATATTTGGCAGCGATACCGATTCGGAAATCACTCCAGATACGGGGAACGCTTTGCGGCCAGCGGGTGACCAATTGCTGCATGGATTCAATGTGGTTCTTTACGTTGGCCTCCAAGTGCCGGGGATTCGATCCGACGGGGCCAAAGGCACCCGCCATGATGGACGCGAGACGCAGCTTTTGCTGCACCAGATCGTGTCCAGTCATGGGGCTGATGCGGTCCGGTTTACTGTCAAGCAAATCCGCTGTGTTGACCGCCAAGCCGACTTGGATCAGACAGACGGAATGATCGTCTGCATCGGCCAAGGTTTGCCGCAGCAATTCGACGGCGTCGCGTGCATCGCTGTCGTCACGTAGATCATGTGGATACTGATCGGTGCCGTCAGGGCGCCGTCGATCGACCAACGACAAATAACGACTCTCACGCGGTGGTGCCGTCGTCGAAATGCCGATCGGGATGTCCGGCCGACCATAAAACGTGTTGATCGCATCAACGAACGCGGCAGCTTGCGGGTGACGTTTTGAAATCGTCACGGCCAACAGATCGCACTCGCCACGATCCGCCAGCGTGTGCAGCATTGCCAGGGCTAGGACGTCGTCCACGTCGCCGGTGATGTCGGTGTCGAAGATTACCTGCACCGGACCTCGTTCGGCGTCCTGGCCTGTCGGCTGGGCGACCACGCATTCCTTTCCCGTGAACGCAATATTCAACACCAGAACGAACAGGGGGCAAGTCCGACCAAAACGTCGTGGCATCATAGGGCGATCACGCTGATCACGAGGGCTGTCCCAAGGCAGAAGGCCTGTTCAGAACAGAGACGGGCGGGCAACACGTGGTCACAGTCGGTTCCCCGATGTGACATCACCAGCATATCGCATGGTCAGTGGTGGTGTTCGCGCCCGGTTTGATGATCCCGGTGTGTCGGCACCGATATTCAGCATTGAAGCCCTAGCCCTAGTTCTTTGGGCCTGGCAATCACGCCTCTATGCCGCGCGTCGTGCTCGGTGCACCGGTTCGATATGGCTTCCCAACGCATCAATTTCCAGTTTCAGCAATCGGTCGACGACGGACGCGGCGGTCGGCCGTGCGTCCGGATCCAAGTCGATCATCGATGCAACCAGTTCCGAAGCGGTTTCCACGACCAGCGATGAACTGTCGTTGCAATGCGCCATGAACTGCCAAAGCATTCGGCCCAACGAAAACACATCCATCGAGGGCAATGCCGCTGTTTCGCTTTCCAGCATTTCGGGTGACGCGTATTCGGGCGTTCCGCGAAACACGCGACCGAGCGGGGTGTGGATGCGTCGTGCAAAACCGAGGTCGATCACGGTCGCATGACCTTGGCCGCTGACCAAGATGTTGGCCGGTTTGATGTCGCCGTGGATCCATCCGCCCGCGTGCAGTGTGGTGATCGCTTGGGCCGTTTGTCGGGTCAGCCAAAGTGCAACCGGCAATGCCAAGTTGTTGCCATCGCTCAAGTGTTGTTGCAACGTCCGGCCTTCGATTCGTGGCATCACCACGAATGGATGCGAACCCGAAACGGATCCGTCCAAAACGCACACCAGATTCGGATGCTTGGCAACTTGCGAAGCCGCAGCGGCCTGTGCGATGAACTGTCGATGACTTGGTGACTGTTCAACATCCAAGCCCCGCTTGATGACATAGTCCCAACGCGGGTTTTGGGAAGCATCCGCCGGTTGTGCCAAAGTAATCTCCGCCGACTCGGTTCGATGGACCACGCTGCCCAATCGCCAGATCCCCAGTAATTTGGGGCCCCGCGGCGATGACTTGGAACTGCTGGTCACAAATTGGTCGGTGGTGATGTCGTCCATAGCGATCCGTCGAGGCCGTTTTGCATGCGTTGCTTTGTCTGCCAATCCAAGGTGCTTTCCGTGACCATATGAACATGGTTCGTGGAATCGGTCCGGTGCGTCGTTCCGCCGGACGGCGCAGCAATTGACACCCTGGTTTGCTGAAGGGTTGGATCGGTCAAAGCAGAAGTGCGGGTCAAGGATTGATGATCCAATCCGCAAAGTCTCGCAGGCTTCACGGGCACAGTTTCACGTACCCCCAAGCGGTGCGGTCGCATCTGGCCCTCGCGATTGCCCCGGCAATGCAATACACGGATGCCACAACGGGGCTTCACAGGCATTACCATGGCCGCAGCGACGGGTCAGTGGGACCGCGCGTCCGCCCCGTCGGAATTGCCGCGTCGGCTTTCGTGTTTTGGTGATTGATTGGTGAACTGCATGCGATCGAACGTTCTTTGGAACTCTTCCCGTCTTCCCATCCTGGCATGCGTATTGGCCGGTTTCGTGTTTCTGGCCATCAGTGGCTGTGGTTCCTCAAAGCAGCCAACGGCCAGCGAGAAAGAGCGTTTCCCATTGCAGGCGGGCCGATA
The DNA window shown above is from Crateriforma spongiae and carries:
- a CDS encoding ABC transporter permease, whose amino-acid sequence is MNRPFMQIAQTVVAVGSVLVAMIAVWYAVVVMFDLPKILLPTPVDVVQAGWEERDAILRGMWVTGLTAVVGLFTAFLVGGGLSVLFSQSALLRRALFPYVVFLQTVPIVAIAPLLVIWSGYTFRSAVIATVIICLFPIVNNCTTGLLAVRTDHDELFSLYGAGRLRRMLRLQIPGAVPQIILGLRISSGLAVIGAIIAEFFVSNGSVYEGLGALMTGWQGRSRTDALIAALFASALLGLVLFGAVQLLAATVLRRWAYTGIYKSS
- a CDS encoding ABC transporter substrate-binding protein, which codes for MNSQCFRFNQTTGNRPRHLRTFIHRVTGLIIASGLLFALGCRQSDQPPTVTAADQARADQLAVQVQLNWYPETEHGGVYQAQADGTYAAAGLNVEIRPGGRATPVAPELDLARCHFAITGADDVIQFRRQGSKVVAVLAAVQNHPRCIMVQAACPVRSFDDFATSGMTLQCQPGRAFLDFLEQRGYLKQVKQVPYHGSVASLVTDPTIAIQAYSFAEPLLAKQQGVQTRQLMVSDLGWNPYSSVLVTTETLIEEQPELVRKFVQATRQGWQHYFDNPALGNAAVLDANQHGMTAEALQFGVEQMKPLAVPQDMTSQDIGMMTLDRWQTLVEQMDSLDPQRAGKVRPGDCFTTAFLRDES
- a CDS encoding nucleoside hydrolase, with the protein product MMPRRFGRTCPLFVLVLNIAFTGKECVVAQPTGQDAERGPVQVIFDTDITGDVDDVLALAMLHTLADRGECDLLAVTISKRHPQAAAFVDAINTFYGRPDIPIGISTTAPPRESRYLSLVDRRRPDGTDQYPHDLRDDSDARDAVELLRQTLADADDHSVCLIQVGLAVNTADLLDSKPDRISPMTGHDLVQQKLRLASIMAGAFGPVGSNPRHLEANVKNHIESMQQLVTRWPQSVPRIWSDFRIGIAAKYPRRSIKNDFRYDSDHPVRQAYLRYNGPDHDRPTWDLTSVLYAVRPGDGYFGLSDRGVVEVQDDGFTTFRPSADGPDRYLTMSKPQAHRVIEVQRSLVSQPPNLNAPSRVAD
- a CDS encoding serine/threonine protein kinase encodes the protein MDDITTDQFVTSSSKSSPRGPKLLGIWRLGSVVHRTESAEITLAQPADASQNPRWDYVIKRGLDVEQSPSHRQFIAQAAAASQVAKHPNLVCVLDGSVSGSHPFVVMPRIEGRTLQQHLSDGNNLALPVALWLTRQTAQAITTLHAGGWIHGDIKPANILVSGQGHATVIDLGFARRIHTPLGRVFRGTPEYASPEMLESETAALPSMDVFSLGRMLWQFMAHCNDSSSLVVETASELVASMIDLDPDARPTAASVVDRLLKLEIDALGSHIEPVHRARRAA